The nucleotide window CTCTCCAAAAATCATTCCAAAAATGAAGCTAGAATGCATATAaaactatataaatataaaaagagagaaCAGCAAAAGATCTTACGGAGCCATCCAACGGTATGTTCCAGTCTCAGGTGTCATTCCTTCAGTTTGCACCTCAATACGGGCAACTCCAAAGTCAGCAATTTTAATTGACTTGtcaccaaaaatcaaaagattatcAGATTTCAAGTCCCTGTGGATAAATCCAAGGCCATGAACATAAGCCATCCCCCTTGCAACATCCAAAGCTTGTTTGACAGCCAATTTGAGGGGAACTGAGCGGTTTTGACGCTTCATTAAAAATTGTCGAACTGAACCACCTTTGGCATACTCAGTTACAATGCACCATACCATTGGCTTGCGGCATGCACCAATGAAACGAACTATGTTAGAATGCTTTAGTGTGGCCAACATTGTGACCTCCTGCTGGAACTGTTGTTCCATCAATTGAGCCTTTGCTGGATCATTTTCAGGCCTCTCCAAGATTTTGATTGCAACATCTTCACCATTGTAAGTACCTCGGTAAAGTTTCCCAAAAGCTCCTTGAGCAAAAGGCTCACCCATATTCAGTTTCCTCAAATCAATTGTCCACTCATCAAAATTGTCAAGCCCTTCAGTCGGAGAACTATTGTCCATTAGAGCTTGAGCTAAAGCATCATCACTCAAAGCATGGGTGACTCTTCCCCGACGATTGGCACTATGTGCAACAGAGTAGTTATCATTGGCACGCCTCCGCAACCCTTGGTGGTCTAACATGCGAGTATGGGAATCATTGGACCCGACACTGCTATTATCGATAGACATCGCAACAGATCCTCCGCCGTTACTTGTCTGCAAGCTCCCAACACTGTCAATTGACATATTGGTACCCTCCCCAAGCTTATGGTAAAAGCCTTGAGAGAAATCATAgtagttgttattatttttgttgagaTCTATTATTCCTGGGAATTTCGCACCACTTTCCAACATTTTTCACACAGAAGAGCAAAAGCCTTCaagcttttttatttcttcagcATCAGAAACTGTAAATCAAACCACACCTGGAGAAACCCTAGAACCAAAATAAACCGCAAAATAATTTAGCAtttcaacataataaaaatttcaattacaGCAACAAAAGTAACATTCATGGTATGCATTTGTCTCATTACCAATTGCTGAAACCagtggaaaataaaaaacactaaaGATACTCCAATTACAATCCGGATTTATGACAAAAGAATAACATGCAAAAGCTGCTCTAGTTAACGTCACCAAATAAAAAACACCTCCGGTATCCAACACCGTTAGTTCTTTCAAAACTTAGAAtcaaatgcatatgacacaagCTGttgaaaaaaggggaaaaaaacaattaaacacGCATAAAACGCTCTATATAAACAAATTCCAACAGTAAACCCTCAAAGACCAGATTCACGAGCAATCCCTTGTGCAAATCAACGCATACCAAAACTTCTCTGAAACACAACTACTTTCCAAgagaacaattaaaaaattagcaaCAATTAACCAAAAATCATCGATTAGAAGCCACAAACTCTACTAGCTACACATGCCTCCCACATCAAACACAAAAGCAAGCAAAATTGAAAGAGAATTCGTCAAAAGAACACACAGTGAGACCGAAACAACCACAAGACACAACAAACGAACGCTagaattggaaaaaaataataacaaaagcaATAAATAGAAACTCCGAAACCTCTAAAACCAGCTTCGCAGTCAAATCTCAAGCGAATATTCACGAACTCCTCACTGATCTTAGGAAAAAAGAGCGAAAACAGTGAAAACCTGAACAAACCCTAAAATCTGAAAAAGTTGAGAAACTAAAAAAGTTAAGAAGACGCGGATACGCGTACCTCAACGGAGAGGGCTCTAGTTAAGAAAGCGAGCTGTGATAAGAGAGTAGTCGAAAGGAAGGTGAAGAGATCGAAGAAAGAAAAACCAAAGGGAAAGGGACAAGATTGAGTTCTTCCCGTACCAAGGAAGCCAGAGACCAGAGAAGAAGCGCAGAAGAAAATGAAACGGATGACTTTCTTTATGGTTTTTCTAtactatttatttgtttgtgaagtttatttatttattttatttatgcataGTCTTTTTCCCTTTTGTCTTCTAACATTCTAAAGTCGTCATTGCTCCTTTTTCTTCACTCCTTCTAATCTTCTTTCTATTTATTCACtagttatttcttatttatttcctttcaaGGTTAGTAACTCTTTTATCAATATTTTCCTTTGTCTTACTAGAACTAAATTGGATAGATGGTTGCAAGATCAGATCtcattaacaatattttttattaagtattaattgttaataaatttaatagatattttaaaattttaatatgatgatatgaataaaacatttttttaaactaatatctctttttagaaataattttatcccATAAGATTAAGTATTAAACGTGAATATCTTTTAACAAAGTTTGAAAATTTAGTTTGTTAAATTGTTATATGGTGGAAAAATTAATCTTTACTGGTGATCCAActcttattaattaataataatgcactttttagcatattttttaacacatattaatcaaaaaagtataaattttatctaattatCTAATATTGATAAAGTATGtgcttaaaaaataatgtgataaaaatatgttaagcaCTCTTCACGACACACTTGGGGTAGTATCAAGTACCCGCGGCGCACTCACTTTTTTTGCGTCCCCGCTTAATACGCGATGCGTTTTTACGTTTCTTGACTTTTTGGTCCAAAACCTACCCCGTTATCGTCATCGCTAACCCCCACTTTGGCACTTTCTTTTACCGTCAAAGTCAAAATAAATGCGCATAGCTAATTATAAATGTTGAATACGTAAAAAGATATATGTATGCATTTATTGTTATTgaatataaaatgtaaatttttaagcaagaaatttaatttttcatttatcacTTAACCatggatatttattttttttttatttttttttgggattGACGAATCAAATGGTTCAGGGAGAccattataattattgtcatagtttattttatacaaattaataaataggtaaaagaaaataataattttatataattaatcttaacctcattaatttattttaaatttttattatttatcataaatatcataagagatataagtaaaaaaataattaatattacattgaaaggttaaaataataattatttttaaatatattttttcttacacaACTGTTATATGACGGGAGAATTACtagttattttaagtttttcttttttactttggaTCTTAATTAATGGTACTCCTCCTTAAAATAAAGTCCATTTGTCTTACAATACgcaattaattttatgttaaaataataaaaaaatatgtgtgcattaattgtaattaatatgatatatatatatatatatatatatatatatatatataattgagaagagttattaaaacatttattactattaatatatatacatttgtgcattaattgaattaatatgatatatatatatatatatatatatatatatatatatatatatatatgtatgtatgagaAGAGTTATTAATgcaacatttaattaattttatgtgtatatttatataatataagtgTTATTAGAGGTGATAAAATTGGTTACTCAATTCAATGCAAGCTGTGGATTTTCATAGGTCGGATAAGAATAATCTAGATTGAATTTGGATTCATTAGACCATGATCTCGAGCTAAAAATGTTCGTGCTTAATTCAAGTTTAAGTCTTACATTGTAGTGCATAGGTTCAGACTAGGTTGGCTCATTGTGTCACCTGTAAGTGTTAATgagatattattaattatacttttaacttaatttttactattaatcaaaatttattaaaatataataaagaaattattagaATCAGtagtcttaaaaaattaaaagtgaattttttatttttaataaattttaattcataataaaaaatatgtttttaaaaaatgtattattgcTAACGTTTCTAATTTATacaaagatataaataaatgtattttttcttgtatggtatcaatcattatatttattaaatataacatatttattagatttaataaatataataattgtttattGATAGTAtattactataaaaattaatatctcaACCTATATACGTATATATTAAAGATTActattttattgtttgaaatAGATTATAAATCgtgaatttttataaaataatttatgcattttattatttaaaatagattattgagaaaaaatattttgaatagaaaattaaaatatattttaatatagtaatataaaccaaaaatatcttttaatattaattactagaagaaaaaaataaagacacattaacattgtgattctctattttttttttaacaacaacaaaatataagaAAGATAGTAAAGGTTAAACAAAATATGAGCATGGCATCAGTATGATGTCATGCCAACACAACATCTAATTTGACATGCTTATATGGTTCTGAGTCTTAAAATCAATTTGTAAAAGTTATAATgtcttaaaattttgttaactgAAAATGATGTTTGATGTATTTcatgtgttattttattatttatttgatttagatGAGTTAGGGTGTTATGTGAATTAGTTATGTGTAATTACTTGATGTGGATGTTATATTATGTGAAATTTGTTTGACCTATATTGAAATTGTGAGATTTTAAGTTTTACCAAAACATGTTCAAGTAAAACCACAATTTTAGACTTGTTAACTATTGGATCGCTTTCAAATTTGGATTTTTGGTTCGTAACCCATATCTTTACATTTTGaccattgggatttgcaaaGTAACACTTTCAAacatctcgcttagcgagacttgTGTGTTAAGTGCAATTTCAACCCGAGGAAAAAATTCGGTCAACGAGATTAGCGTGCTAAGCGTAATTCTAGCCAGTAGAGAAATTATGCTCAATATGAAATTTCATGCTCAGCGCCAAAAGTtgatttcacttagtgagaTCAGTAGATTATAAATACGTTATTCAGCatgaaaaacacaatttttcactCTTCTTCTCTCCAAACAcccacccaaaccctaacactttcttctccaccacccacAACCATCGGTGGCCACCACAAGTCCACTTTTGTTTGCCGCCAGACCGCTGCATGGAGAGGAACATTTTAATTGGAGCAGAATCTttagaatccacctcaaggattcaGTAGAGAAATAAGCTCACAATCCTTTCTTTTGTAATTTCTCTGAGGTAACCTTAACTTCTATatctttctcctagttagtttgaatTTTTCTTAGTATCTCTTATGTTTTGGGTATcgaataagatatttttatacttCATTTGAAAAATCCTTGTGTTAACTCGTTGATAAGTGCACCAATTTGTCTAAAAtagtaaagtactcggaagtTCGAGTGTCAAATctacagggactttgtttgtacttaaatTGATGTAAACCCAATTTACAAGCAACAgataatgaatttaaaatagaagataaagaaagataaagatttaaattaaaagatgataaaggtaaaaaaaaagtagaagataaaatagataagaaattttaatgtaaaagaaaagaaaaagaaaataaaatgatgatgaaaaaaaagataaattcaaaaTGCAAATGTGTTACAGCCTAGCATGCCTAACTACCTTTGATacaatattaatgtttttctctatttaatgttttCTCAATTTCCAGTCATATCTATTAAGACACTTAATCACGATCCCTCACGATGAAgagtctaatttatctattctctGTCTCAAATCCTTTTACAAGGATAGAATAGTAAATCACATGAAACATGGAGATGTATGCAGAGACAAAATAAAATCACTTTATCCTTAGCAATGAATTGTTTAGATGCTCTTTCCCAGTTTTTTAGAAATTATCATTTTCCAATGcataacccctaaaactaatgcatggaTGATCATTCCACACAATAACAATAAAGCACaggaaagaaacaataaaatttggcattgcattaaataaataataaggaaAAATTACATTACAATGGCATTTGGCTGCTAGGCTCCCAACGTTGGGGATTtagtctctcattgtcatgaaagACTTTACAATTTAGGGGCTGATGtggatagaaaaagaaagatggaTAGAGGAGGAAAATGAGATAATGGACATAGATAGATGATTTCCCCTATTTGAGATACTCAGGCTTAGGATATATTCATTAGAGAGCTTTGAGTCTTGGTGTCTCGGGGTTTAGGGATTGGTATCCCAGTGTGTATTTCTCCTttgcttcctactccttttataggcctaagGTAGCTTAATTTCCACGCAACCTCGTGCTTAGCTTGAAAGCCCACGCTAAACACGCCTTTGGGCTTCTTCGTGGGTCTTCTTAGCGCTAAGCGTGAACTGTTCACTAAGCGAAGAAATGCACTAGGTCTCTCTTGCGCGTTAAGCGAACTGTCTTaatcttcaactttttcttcaagtttttacatcaattttcctctaaaacacttgaaatcttcttcttttaacttctgctaatcaaaaattacaaaaatattaatttttttattatttcattaaaaacaacggtaaagtaaagaaatcacaatcattcttagtcaaaattgactatcaaattaacttaaattttgCAGTTATCACCTTAAAAATGAGACGTTGTAAAAGTTACCTCAgggatgatgttgatgttgataatgacactaagatgagatgatattgataatgatattgagatgaaatgtCATTGATGTTTACAATGTCATTGCAattatgtatgttgtgtatgtacataaGGGATGTAATGACCAAGTTGAACATCCCTGGTgagggaaatagagtggttaaagagttttaagcatctttgAATTAAATGggtggcttagaatctttaattatccacggtcaatgcattgatggtgcTCATGTGTCATATTTCATactgcatggaaatagtataaactttgtcagtaagtacttgtagtttttcatgagggaaaatacttgtacttggggacATGTCATTCGGTTTGGAATTGCCTTATGACTCAGACTGATCACCATCGGGGGGAGTTGTTTATGTATGACAGGGTGACCTCAACACTTACTTACTAGTTTTCCTGAATATGAGTGTCGCGTGAACACGCTCGGGCTATTTCCTGACGAATGGTATCATATTACATTTGAGAGTTAAggttaggtgcatgcatcatactaaacatgattgattggaattatggaAAAGTTGATAAATAGTTGTTAAGTGTATGTTGAATTGATATATAATTGTGTATGATCATGACACTTGTTATTGTTTCTCTTGTTAATTATGGTCATTTGATAATTGttggtttcttttataataaactcacccttgcaattttgtaccgTATGATTGGTACTTGTGATGATCGTGAACCTTCGTTTGTGGGAGTAGATGAACAACAGTAGATGACATGGATGGAGATTCTTTTTGTGGAAGTCACGGAGCCGACCTAATGATGTTgaaattattttgggagagagttctattttgttatcaactcctccgtagtggttccatgactttttttatttaagcatGTAAAACTCGAATttagatacat belongs to Glycine soja cultivar W05 chromosome 5, ASM419377v2, whole genome shotgun sequence and includes:
- the LOC114413488 gene encoding serine/threonine-protein kinase STY13-like; the encoded protein is MLESGAKFPGIIDLNKNNNNYYDFSQGFYHKLGEGTNMSIDSVGSLQTSNGGGSVAMSIDNSSVGSNDSHTRMLDHQGLRRRANDNYSVAHSANRRGRVTHALSDDALAQALMDNSSPTEGLDNFDEWTIDLRKLNMGEPFAQGAFGKLYRGTYNGEDVAIKILERPENDPAKAQLMEQQFQQEVTMLATLKHSNIVRFIGACRKPMVWCIVTEYAKGGSVRQFLMKRQNRSVPLKLAVKQALDVARGMAYVHGLGFIHRDLKSDNLLIFGDKSIKIADFGVARIEVQTEGMTPETGTYRWMAPEMIQHRPYTQKVDVYSFGIVLWELITGMLPFQNMTAVQAAFAVVNRNVRPIIPNDCLAVLRDIMTRCWDPNPDVRPPFAEIVGMLENAENEIMTTVRKARFRCCMTHPMTAD